The following are encoded together in the Longimicrobium terrae genome:
- a CDS encoding YlbF family regulator: MNRNTGMELIWDRAREVGRMIAQSSEYGAMKRAGQMLNDDREAVTRLNRLQEMEAGFARAIQSGTEPPVEQQQEFEQLVGEVQVMPAYQAYEAARGNLDRLMMRVQEEIEKGIQAGEQSRIILSS, from the coding sequence ATGAACAGGAATACGGGGATGGAGCTGATCTGGGACCGGGCCCGCGAAGTGGGCCGGATGATTGCGCAGAGCAGCGAGTACGGCGCCATGAAGCGCGCCGGACAGATGCTGAACGACGACCGCGAAGCCGTCACGCGGCTGAACCGCCTGCAGGAGATGGAGGCGGGGTTTGCCCGCGCCATCCAGAGCGGCACCGAGCCGCCGGTGGAGCAGCAGCAGGAATTCGAGCAGCTGGTGGGCGAGGTGCAGGTGATGCCCGCCTACCAGGCGTACGAGGCCGCGCGCGGCAACCTGGACCGGCTGATGATGCGGGTGCAGGAAGAGATCGAGAAGGGGATCCAGGCGGGGGAGCAGAGCCGCATCATCCTCTCCTCGTGA
- a CDS encoding CDP-alcohol phosphatidyltransferase family protein, whose translation MKIQPSAWREQGTRLLNPLLELFVRSGLSPNVITTIGFLVTAGAGVSFFFGRLQLGGLLVLLGGLFDVIDGYVARKRGLSTVFGSFYDSTLDRISEVVVLLGVLSLYNGDYPTLGEPWMVYVVASALAGSLLVSYTRARAEGLGIDCRVGLMQRAERILLLGIATLFFGSWKDGVVLTWVMIVMAVTTNLTALYRIYWVYQHTRATAAPPPATPKRSQAKSPVKGSF comes from the coding sequence ATGAAGATCCAGCCCAGCGCCTGGCGCGAGCAGGGGACGCGCCTGCTGAACCCCCTGCTGGAACTTTTCGTCCGCTCGGGGCTCTCACCCAACGTCATCACCACCATCGGGTTTCTGGTGACGGCGGGGGCGGGCGTGTCGTTCTTCTTTGGACGGCTGCAGCTTGGCGGCCTGCTGGTGCTGCTGGGCGGGCTGTTTGACGTGATCGACGGATACGTGGCCCGCAAGCGCGGGCTCAGCACCGTCTTCGGATCGTTCTACGACAGCACGCTGGACCGGATCAGCGAGGTCGTGGTGCTGCTGGGCGTGCTGTCGCTGTACAACGGCGACTATCCCACGCTGGGCGAGCCGTGGATGGTGTACGTGGTGGCCTCGGCGCTGGCCGGGTCGCTGCTGGTGTCGTATACCCGGGCCCGCGCGGAGGGGCTGGGCATCGACTGCCGGGTGGGGCTCATGCAGCGCGCGGAGCGCATTCTGCTGCTGGGCATCGCCACGCTGTTCTTCGGCAGCTGGAAGGACGGCGTGGTGCTGACGTGGGTGATGATCGTCATGGCGGTCACCACCAACCTGACGGCACTGTACCGCATCTACTGGGTTTACCAACACACCCGGGCCACCGCGGCCCCGCCCCCGGCGACGCCGAAGCGGAGCCAGGCCAAATCACCTGTAAAAGGGTCTTTCTGA
- a CDS encoding inositol-3-phosphate synthase, translated as MRNEQHSPRPSEGRLGILLPGLGAVSTTFIAGVELVRRGISRPIGSVTQMGTIRLGKRTEGRVPRIQDFVPLASLNDVVFGAWDPFPANAYESALVSGVLNRHEHIEPIADFLMGIEPMKAVFDQNYVKKLEGTHVKPGTSKRAWAEALREDIRTFKAEKGCDRLVMVWCGSTEIYIKQSEIHQTIEAFEAAIDADHPDVAPSMLYAYAAIMEGVPYANGAPNLSVDFPALMKLAEERGVPIAGKDFKTGQTLMKTIIAPGLKARMLGLDGWFSTNILGNRDGEVLDDPGSFKTKEESKLSVLEHILQPATYPELYGKFSHVVRINYYPPRGDAKEGWDSIDIRGWLDYPMQIKVDFLCRDSILAAPIVLDLALFLDLASRAGMGGIQEWLSFYLKSPLAAEGLYPEHDLFIQQMKLKNTLRWMMGEDQITHLGLDYYLEDANTMAGV; from the coding sequence GTGCGGAACGAACAGCACTCGCCGCGTCCCTCGGAGGGGCGCCTCGGCATCCTGCTCCCCGGGCTGGGAGCCGTGAGCACCACCTTCATCGCCGGCGTCGAGCTGGTGCGGCGCGGCATCTCGCGCCCCATCGGCAGCGTCACCCAGATGGGCACCATCCGCCTGGGCAAGCGCACGGAAGGCCGTGTGCCCCGCATTCAGGACTTCGTGCCGCTGGCGTCGCTGAACGACGTCGTGTTCGGCGCGTGGGACCCGTTCCCCGCCAACGCGTACGAGAGCGCGCTGGTGAGCGGGGTGCTGAACCGGCATGAGCACATCGAGCCGATCGCCGACTTCCTGATGGGCATCGAGCCCATGAAGGCGGTGTTCGACCAGAACTACGTCAAGAAGCTGGAGGGCACGCACGTCAAGCCCGGCACCAGCAAGCGCGCGTGGGCCGAGGCGCTGCGGGAGGACATCCGCACCTTCAAGGCCGAGAAGGGGTGCGACCGCCTGGTGATGGTGTGGTGCGGCAGCACCGAGATCTACATCAAGCAGAGCGAGATCCACCAGACGATCGAGGCGTTCGAGGCGGCCATCGACGCCGACCATCCGGACGTCGCCCCGTCCATGCTGTACGCCTACGCGGCCATCATGGAAGGCGTTCCGTACGCCAACGGCGCGCCCAACCTGTCGGTGGACTTCCCGGCGCTGATGAAGCTGGCCGAAGAGCGCGGCGTGCCCATTGCCGGCAAGGACTTCAAGACCGGGCAGACGCTGATGAAGACCATCATCGCGCCGGGGCTCAAGGCGCGCATGCTGGGGCTGGACGGCTGGTTCAGCACCAACATCCTGGGCAACCGGGACGGCGAGGTGCTGGACGATCCGGGCTCGTTCAAGACCAAGGAAGAAAGCAAGCTGTCGGTGCTGGAGCACATCCTTCAGCCCGCCACCTATCCGGAGCTGTACGGCAAGTTCAGCCACGTGGTGCGGATCAACTACTATCCGCCGCGCGGCGACGCCAAGGAAGGGTGGGACAGCATCGACATCCGCGGGTGGCTGGATTACCCGATGCAGATCAAGGTGGACTTCCTGTGCCGCGACAGCATCCTGGCCGCGCCCATCGTGCTGGACCTGGCGCTGTTCCTGGACCTGGCCTCGCGCGCGGGGATGGGCGGCATTCAGGAGTGGCTGTCGTTCTACCTCAAGAGCCCGCTGGCGGCCGAGGGGCTGTATCCGGAGCACGACCTGTTCATTCAGCAGATGAAGCTGAAGAACACGCTGCGCTGGATGATGGGCGAGGACCAGATCACGCACCTGGGGCTGGACTACTACCTCGAGGACGCGAACACGATGGCCGGGGTCTGA